A single window of Paludibacter jiangxiensis DNA harbors:
- a CDS encoding SPOR domain-containing protein, with the protein MKKLIYLALIVPSILVVSCKTTHPAGIYAKAQSTEQQSSVIAAPATQAQVPSNPVSGKENVRKENFKPIATETNQDVVNKKYHVVVGSFGSQLNAQNLAATLKKEGKNPAVVVNENNMYRVIIASYDDYAQATSAKVELQSRFADAWLLVQNK; encoded by the coding sequence ATGAAGAAATTAATTTATTTGGCTCTTATTGTGCCTTCTATTCTGGTTGTTTCCTGCAAAACCACACATCCGGCAGGTATCTACGCGAAAGCTCAGTCGACAGAACAACAATCATCAGTGATTGCTGCTCCGGCAACACAGGCTCAGGTTCCTTCGAATCCTGTATCAGGAAAGGAAAATGTTCGTAAAGAAAATTTCAAGCCTATTGCAACAGAGACCAACCAGGATGTGGTGAATAAAAAATATCATGTGGTAGTAGGTAGCTTTGGTAGTCAGCTCAACGCTCAAAACCTTGCTGCAACATTGAAAAAAGAAGGAAAAAATCCGGCAGTTGTTGTCAACGAAAACAATATGTACCGTGTAATTATTGCTTCTTATGACGATTATGCTCAGGCAACCAGTGCAAAAGTAGAATTACAGTCGCGTTTCGCCGACGCATGGCTGCTGGTACAAAATAAATAA
- a CDS encoding MATE family efflux transporter yields MYNLKHIWHLTYPIILTLLAQNLVNLTDSAFLGRVGEVELGASALAGVFYLAVFVVGMGFSSGSQILIGRRNGEQNYRQIGEVFNQGMIFTLLLALFVFLLSFFFAAPLMRSFVHSHAVCNATIEYLNFRIFGFFFAFINLMFRAFYVGVMRTKVLTLSAFITTGVNVLLNYPLIFGHWGLPSLGIGGAALASVIAEAATTLFYFIYTWKAVDTKRFGLFEMHRFSWQTVRQILDISLFIMMQIFLSVSTWFLFFMFIEQTGERPLAISNIIRSLYSLLGLPVMAFGQTISTIVSNLIGEGRQEEVLPTIRRQFRVALGAVIPVAVFAALFPKLLASIYTDNSELVNAAVPSMYVFCGVLFVFAFGCIWFNALSGTGNTRMALLFDMTTLVVYMAYNYVVNFVFHWSVAIAWMSEIVYWLGLGTMCYLYFHFGNWRARKI; encoded by the coding sequence ATGTACAACCTCAAACATATTTGGCATCTTACTTATCCGATAATTCTGACGCTATTGGCGCAGAATCTGGTAAATCTTACCGACTCTGCTTTTCTGGGAAGAGTGGGAGAGGTGGAACTTGGCGCATCTGCTCTGGCCGGTGTGTTTTACCTTGCCGTGTTTGTGGTGGGAATGGGCTTCAGTTCCGGCTCGCAAATATTGATTGGCAGACGTAATGGCGAACAAAATTATCGTCAGATAGGCGAAGTGTTCAATCAGGGAATGATTTTCACCTTGCTGCTGGCGCTATTCGTTTTTCTGCTCAGTTTCTTTTTTGCAGCCCCGTTGATGCGCTCTTTTGTTCATTCGCACGCTGTCTGCAATGCCACTATTGAATACCTCAATTTCCGCATCTTCGGTTTCTTCTTTGCGTTTATCAACCTGATGTTTCGGGCATTCTATGTGGGTGTGATGCGGACAAAGGTGCTGACATTGAGCGCGTTTATCACTACGGGTGTGAATGTTCTGCTAAACTATCCGTTAATCTTCGGACACTGGGGATTACCAAGCCTTGGTATAGGAGGGGCAGCGCTGGCGTCGGTCATTGCAGAAGCAGCTACCACGTTGTTTTATTTTATCTATACATGGAAAGCCGTTGATACAAAGCGCTTCGGATTGTTTGAGATGCATCGGTTTAGCTGGCAAACGGTTCGTCAGATTCTTGATATCTCCCTGTTTATAATGATGCAGATCTTTCTGTCTGTGTCAACCTGGTTCTTGTTCTTTATGTTTATTGAACAAACAGGTGAGCGTCCGCTGGCTATTTCAAATATTATCCGTAGTCTCTACTCGTTGTTGGGACTGCCGGTGATGGCATTCGGGCAAACCATCAGCACCATTGTGAGTAATCTGATAGGCGAAGGCCGGCAGGAAGAGGTACTGCCTACCATCCGAAGGCAATTCCGTGTGGCGCTCGGAGCGGTGATTCCGGTTGCTGTTTTTGCAGCATTATTCCCAAAATTACTAGCCTCCATTTATACGGATAACAGCGAATTAGTCAATGCGGCTGTCCCGTCGATGTATGTGTTCTGTGGGGTGTTGTTTGTTTTTGCTTTCGGCTGTATATGGTTCAACGCTCTATCCGGAACCGGAAATACACGCATGGCATTGCTTTTTGATATGACAACGCTGGTGGTTTATATGGCCTATAACTATGTGGTGAACTTTGTATTTCACTGGTCGGTGGCGATTGCCTGGATGTCCGAAATCGTCTATTGGCTTGGACTTGGTACGATGTGCTACCTCTATTTCCATTTCGGAAACTGGAGAGCCCGAAAAATATAA
- a CDS encoding response regulator, with the protein MAETILIIDDESAIRRLLEITLQSGGYTILEATTGKDGLMMAASHNPHLVILDLGLPDMDGQMVLKKLREWYAGPVIILSVRSSEEDIVKALDSGANDYLTKPFRTGELSARVRSSLRFSAQANTVHSVFTFNNLEIDAVNHIVKKNGEVIKLTSTEFSLLALMAKNAGKVLTHTFILKEIWGYSYLEQTQYLRVFVAQLRKKLEDNPSLPVYIITESGIGYRFCE; encoded by the coding sequence ATGGCTGAAACAATACTGATAATAGATGATGAAAGCGCAATCAGGCGGCTGCTTGAGATAACACTCCAGTCTGGCGGCTACACTATTCTGGAAGCCACCACCGGGAAAGACGGACTGATGATGGCGGCCAGTCATAATCCGCATCTGGTCATCCTCGATCTGGGATTGCCCGATATGGACGGCCAGATGGTTCTGAAGAAATTGCGCGAATGGTATGCCGGACCTGTTATCATCCTTTCGGTACGCAGTTCGGAAGAAGATATTGTAAAAGCTCTCGATAGCGGGGCCAATGATTATCTTACCAAGCCGTTCCGTACGGGCGAGCTGTCTGCCCGCGTACGTTCATCACTCCGTTTTTCGGCACAAGCCAACACCGTGCACTCTGTTTTTACATTCAACAATCTGGAGATTGACGCCGTGAATCATATCGTCAAAAAAAACGGCGAAGTGATAAAACTTACCTCCACCGAATTTTCTCTATTAGCACTGATGGCAAAAAATGCAGGGAAAGTTCTCACTCACACTTTTATCCTGAAAGAGATATGGGGTTATAGCTACCTGGAACAGACACAATATCTGCGGGTGTTTGTCGCCCAGTTAAGGAAGAAGTTAGAAGATAATCCCTCCCTGCCTGTCTACATCATTACAGAATCGGGTATCGGCTATCGTTTCTGCGAATAG
- the fabD gene encoding ACP S-malonyltransferase, with protein MKKAYVFPGQGAQFVGMGKDLYDNNPLAKELFEKANEILGFRITDLMFAGTDEDLRQTKVTQPAIFLHSVILAKTLGAEFAPEMTAGHSLGEFSALVAAGALSFEDGLKLVSARAQAMQKACEKQPSTMAAVLGLEDAKVEEICASVEGVVVPANYNCPGQLVISGEVEAIQTACELLKAAGAKRALVLSVGGAFHSPLMEPARVELEEAIARTQFSAPVCPVYQNVNAQPQTDPEVIKQNLIAQLTSPVRWTQTVQNMIADGAGWFRELGPGTVLQGLVKKINKEVETC; from the coding sequence ATGAAAAAAGCTTATGTATTTCCCGGTCAGGGTGCCCAGTTCGTAGGAATGGGTAAGGATTTGTATGATAACAATCCTTTGGCAAAGGAACTTTTTGAAAAAGCAAATGAAATTCTGGGATTCCGTATCACAGATTTAATGTTTGCAGGAACTGACGAAGATTTGCGTCAGACAAAAGTAACGCAACCTGCAATTTTCCTTCATTCTGTTATTCTGGCGAAAACCCTTGGTGCAGAATTTGCTCCGGAAATGACTGCCGGTCACTCTTTGGGCGAATTTTCAGCATTGGTTGCAGCAGGTGCTCTTTCATTCGAAGATGGATTGAAACTGGTTTCTGCCCGTGCTCAGGCTATGCAGAAAGCTTGCGAAAAACAACCTTCTACAATGGCCGCTGTTCTTGGTCTTGAAGACGCTAAAGTGGAAGAAATTTGTGCTTCGGTTGAAGGCGTTGTGGTTCCTGCTAACTATAACTGTCCGGGTCAGTTGGTTATTTCCGGTGAAGTGGAAGCAATCCAGACAGCTTGCGAGTTGCTGAAAGCTGCCGGTGCCAAACGTGCTTTGGTTCTTTCGGTTGGTGGTGCATTCCACTCTCCGTTGATGGAACCGGCTCGTGTTGAACTCGAAGAAGCTATTGCCCGTACACAGTTCTCAGCTCCGGTTTGCCCTGTTTACCAGAATGTAAACGCTCAGCCTCAGACAGATCCTGAAGTAATCAAACAAAACCTGATTGCGCAGTTGACCTCTCCGGTACGCTGGACACAAACCGTTCAGAATATGATAGCTGACGGCGCAGGCTGGTTCCGTGAACTCGGCCCCGGCACAGTTCTTCAGGGTCTTGTGAAGAAAATCAACAAAGAAGTTGAAACTTGCTAA
- a CDS encoding DUF5103 domain-containing protein has translation MKRLLLVCFFVATLCVSAQEHYRTMPLAENIKTLQVGIDGQKLSLPVIRLDDTDRICVKFDEMSHDRKNYYYSIRHCNADWTLSNITEMEAIDGSSTGTINDFESSFNTTFLYTHYAIRFPNDQVKFKISGNYRVTIYEDNNPDKVVAVACFSVVEPKVSIEGTIRGNTDMEINRRYQQIDFSVDNSRFPIKDVFSELKILIRQNGRCDNQVLGVQPSYTTSSKQSYVNNRALIFEGGNEYRNFDCSSIYTFGNGVDNIKYHAPYYHATLLPDNSRAGKPYEKIEDANGRFVINLQNDEADSVNADYMFVHFTIPTEKPFFDGSLYVLGDLNYNLFDRSVRMEYNAQHSAYEQTVLLKQGGYNYMYAFVKKGETSGSLQPMEGSLWQTRNEYVIYAYYRGWGERYDRLIGMQVVE, from the coding sequence ATGAAACGTCTTTTGCTTGTATGTTTTTTTGTAGCAACGCTATGTGTGTCAGCGCAGGAACACTACAGAACCATGCCGTTGGCTGAAAATATAAAGACTCTGCAGGTCGGTATTGACGGACAGAAGCTCTCTTTGCCGGTTATTCGCCTGGATGATACGGATCGGATCTGTGTGAAATTTGATGAGATGTCGCATGACCGGAAAAATTATTACTATTCAATTCGGCATTGCAATGCAGACTGGACACTCTCAAATATCACCGAAATGGAAGCCATTGACGGCTCATCCACCGGAACGATAAATGATTTTGAGTCCTCCTTCAATACCACCTTTTTGTATACTCACTATGCAATCAGGTTTCCAAACGATCAGGTGAAATTTAAGATTTCAGGGAATTACCGGGTGACCATCTACGAGGATAATAATCCCGATAAAGTAGTTGCTGTGGCGTGTTTCTCCGTGGTGGAACCGAAAGTGTCTATCGAAGGTACAATTCGAGGAAATACAGACATGGAGATTAACCGTCGTTACCAGCAGATCGATTTCTCTGTCGATAACAGCCGCTTTCCGATTAAAGACGTGTTCTCGGAACTGAAGATTTTGATTCGTCAAAATGGCAGATGCGATAATCAGGTGTTGGGGGTTCAGCCGTCTTATACGACCTCTTCCAAACAAAGCTATGTCAATAACCGTGCTTTGATTTTTGAAGGTGGCAATGAGTACCGGAACTTCGACTGCTCTTCCATCTATACCTTTGGCAATGGAGTGGATAATATTAAATATCATGCGCCGTATTACCATGCCACTTTGCTTCCGGACAACTCCAGGGCCGGAAAACCATATGAAAAGATTGAAGATGCAAATGGAAGATTCGTCATTAATCTGCAAAATGATGAAGCTGACTCTGTGAATGCGGATTATATGTTTGTGCATTTCACGATACCGACCGAGAAGCCCTTTTTTGACGGTTCTTTGTATGTTCTGGGCGATTTGAATTACAATCTTTTCGACCGGAGTGTGCGGATGGAGTATAATGCCCAGCACAGCGCTTATGAACAAACCGTTTTGCTAAAGCAGGGCGGCTACAACTATATGTATGCCTTTGTGAAAAAAGGGGAGACCTCGGGCTCCTTGCAGCCGATGGAAGGAAGTTTGTGGCAAACCCGCAACGAGTATGTGATTTATGCCTATTACCGTGGTTGGGGCGAGCGCTACGACAGATTAATTGGTATGCAGGTGGTTGAATAA
- a CDS encoding class I SAM-dependent methyltransferase, with translation MIQPDEQLKSFIRQHADDDTHKLLLASSRYPGIDVEFAVRQIEGRCKAKEKFPSLVENEDFIYPVKLSMEQCSSELTAQYKASLVAGLSVADLTGGLGIDAIFMSAQSAGYCYVERNVELEQIAAHNFSVCGAAVKSYCDDGIEFLAKANRRFDCIYIDPARRDGNKNKVIRLGDCEPDVPSALSVLWQYADKILVKASPMLDITQAVKELGCVSRVHVVAVKNECKELLFECSPGATSYSITCANLDAERHSSFSFTPEEESQSVVDFAETLSAYLYEPNAAIMKAGAFRLTGKRFGLNKLHPDTHLYTSDVLLSDFPGRVFRIVSSGAMNKQTMRENLSDRKANIAVRNFPSKPEEIRKKFGLSDGGSVYLFAVTMFGGRKQAIFCQKD, from the coding sequence ATGATTCAACCGGACGAACAGCTAAAGTCTTTTATACGTCAACATGCCGATGATGATACTCATAAGCTGTTGCTTGCATCATCCCGATATCCGGGCATCGATGTGGAATTTGCTGTGCGACAGATAGAAGGCCGGTGTAAAGCGAAAGAGAAATTTCCCTCACTCGTAGAAAACGAAGATTTTATTTATCCGGTTAAGCTCTCGATGGAGCAATGTTCTTCGGAGCTGACGGCGCAATACAAAGCGTCATTGGTGGCAGGTCTTTCCGTTGCTGATCTGACAGGAGGTTTAGGGATTGACGCCATATTTATGTCTGCTCAGAGTGCGGGATATTGTTACGTAGAGCGTAATGTCGAATTAGAGCAAATAGCGGCTCATAATTTCAGCGTATGCGGAGCCGCGGTGAAATCTTATTGTGACGATGGTATTGAGTTTCTGGCGAAGGCGAATCGTCGTTTCGATTGCATCTATATTGATCCGGCTCGTCGCGATGGAAATAAAAACAAAGTGATCCGACTGGGCGATTGCGAACCCGATGTGCCATCTGCTTTGTCCGTTTTATGGCAATATGCGGATAAAATTCTTGTCAAAGCCTCTCCCATGCTAGATATTACGCAAGCTGTGAAAGAGCTGGGTTGTGTGAGCCGGGTGCACGTGGTTGCCGTGAAAAATGAATGTAAGGAACTGCTTTTTGAATGCAGCCCGGGTGCTACATCATATTCCATCACTTGCGCGAATCTGGATGCGGAGCGTCACTCTTCATTTTCTTTCACTCCGGAAGAAGAATCGCAGTCTGTCGTCGATTTTGCGGAAACTCTTTCTGCTTATCTCTATGAACCGAATGCGGCTATTATGAAAGCCGGTGCTTTTCGGTTGACAGGCAAGCGTTTCGGCCTGAATAAATTGCATCCCGATACGCACCTTTATACTTCGGATGTGTTGCTGTCCGACTTTCCCGGGAGGGTATTCCGTATTGTGTCTTCCGGTGCGATGAATAAGCAAACGATGAGGGAAAATCTGTCGGATAGGAAAGCGAATATTGCGGTGCGTAATTTCCCCTCGAAACCCGAAGAAATCAGGAAGAAGTTTGGCTTGTCTGATGGAGGATCTGTTTATTTGTTTGCTGTGACGATGTTTGGAGGCAGAAAACAGGCGATTTTTTGTCAAAAAGACTAA
- a CDS encoding carbohydrate-binding family 9-like protein, which yields MKTINVPYVDRLDDASIESVADILTEEGSAGSIDSINWPERYPYKPITSFRIARSASAICIKYTVCGNVLCAVYSKDQQPVWKDSCVEFFCKRADQNGYMNFEFNCIGTCYSAKHITRHESELRTPEELQQILRYPSIGTKAFQELEGMFEWELTVAIPFSLLGIDPENLPEKILGNFYKCADDTAFQHYLSWNPITTPAPDFHRPEFFGELKLV from the coding sequence ATGAAGACAATTAATGTTCCCTATGTAGATCGTTTGGATGATGCATCCATAGAGTCGGTAGCCGATATTCTTACGGAAGAAGGCAGTGCCGGAAGTATCGACAGTATAAACTGGCCGGAACGATATCCCTATAAACCAATTACTTCATTCCGCATTGCGCGTTCCGCATCTGCAATATGTATAAAATATACGGTCTGTGGCAATGTTCTTTGCGCAGTTTATAGCAAAGATCAGCAGCCGGTATGGAAAGACAGTTGCGTGGAATTTTTCTGCAAAAGAGCCGATCAGAATGGTTACATGAATTTTGAATTCAATTGTATCGGTACCTGCTATTCTGCCAAACATATTACCCGTCATGAGTCGGAGTTGCGCACTCCGGAAGAGTTGCAACAGATCTTGCGTTATCCCTCTATCGGTACAAAAGCTTTTCAGGAACTGGAAGGCATGTTCGAATGGGAGCTCACAGTTGCCATTCCATTCTCGCTACTTGGTATTGATCCTGAAAATTTACCCGAAAAGATATTGGGTAACTTCTACAAGTGTGCCGATGATACAGCCTTTCAGCACTATTTAAGCTGGAATCCAATCACAACACCTGCGCCCGATTTTCATCGCCCTGAATTTTTTGGAGAACTGAAATTGGTTTAA
- the tatC gene encoding twin-arginine translocase subunit TatC, producing MSVENEEQEMTFWDHLEALRWTLFRAVVAIVLMMVAVFCAKEWVFDVIFAPKNSTFYMYKWLDIIGQNLHISSLRFEDFNLKLVNYELTGQFMVHLNIAFWLGLILSLPYIAYELWRFVSPALYPNERRPIVWTFVSGGLLFFLGVLISYSLIFPIAIRFFFTYQVSPDIVNMVSLSSYISLFTTTLICIGAVFELPILVYLLSKFGILKREFMRKYRRHAVVIIAILAGIITPADPFSMIAVCIPLVLLYEASIYVCKK from the coding sequence ATGAGTGTGGAAAACGAAGAACAGGAAATGACGTTTTGGGACCATTTGGAAGCGTTGAGGTGGACGCTTTTCAGAGCGGTGGTAGCTATTGTGTTGATGATGGTGGCGGTTTTTTGTGCAAAAGAATGGGTGTTTGATGTCATATTTGCTCCAAAAAACTCCACATTCTACATGTACAAATGGCTGGATATCATTGGACAAAACCTGCATATTTCATCACTTCGTTTTGAGGATTTCAACCTAAAACTGGTCAATTACGAACTTACCGGCCAGTTTATGGTGCACCTTAACATCGCTTTCTGGCTGGGACTCATCCTCTCTCTTCCCTATATTGCATATGAATTGTGGCGTTTTGTGAGCCCGGCACTTTATCCGAACGAACGGCGTCCAATCGTGTGGACTTTTGTTTCCGGAGGCTTGCTTTTCTTTCTCGGAGTACTGATTTCTTATAGCTTGATATTCCCGATTGCGATACGCTTTTTCTTCACCTATCAGGTTAGTCCCGATATTGTAAATATGGTATCGCTGAGCTCTTATATCAGCCTGTTTACAACCACATTGATCTGTATCGGCGCAGTTTTCGAACTGCCGATTCTGGTTTACCTGCTTTCGAAGTTCGGTATTCTGAAACGTGAATTTATGCGTAAGTACCGCCGCCATGCAGTGGTAATTATTGCGATTCTGGCAGGTATTATCACACCGGCCGATCCTTTCTCAATGATTGCGGTATGTATTCCTCTCGTTCTGCTCTATGAGGCCAGTATTTACGTGTGTAAGAAATAA
- a CDS encoding arginine decarboxylase encodes MKNKYVDLIEQSFEFPNEEFTVEDNELYWYGVPLMDLIKQYGTPLRVSYLPSIAKKIQRARRMFNVAMAKVDYNADYHYCYCTKSSHFSFVMEEVLKHGVHIETSSAFDINILESLFESGQLKPDTFVICNGFKRPHYVENIQNLINLGFENVVPVLDNKFELDLLLNEFEPQFKVGIRIASEEEPKFDFYTSRLGIRYNDIIPYYCEKIQNNPQVELKMLHFFINTGIKDTAYYWNELNKAVNLYCEMKKICPSLDSLNIGGGFPIQAHLDFVYDYDYMAEEIVAQIKAICTQNEVPEPHIFTEFGSYTVGESGAMLYSIVNQKQQNDRELWNMIDSSFMTTLPDTWAINQRYVFLAINNWDSEYQRVHLGGLTCDSEDFYNAEAHSNAVFLPTMKEDTEQYIGFFHMGAYQESLSGFGGIQHCLIPAPKVVVIDLDENGEYVTKLFAKEQSYKSMLKILGY; translated from the coding sequence ATGAAAAACAAGTATGTCGATTTAATTGAACAATCCTTCGAATTCCCAAACGAAGAGTTTACTGTAGAGGATAACGAACTCTACTGGTATGGTGTTCCTCTGATGGATCTTATCAAGCAGTACGGAACTCCGCTGCGCGTTAGTTACCTGCCAAGCATTGCCAAGAAGATACAGCGGGCGCGCCGTATGTTTAACGTGGCAATGGCAAAGGTGGATTACAATGCGGATTATCACTATTGTTATTGTACCAAGAGTTCGCATTTCTCTTTTGTGATGGAAGAGGTGCTGAAGCACGGAGTTCACATTGAGACTTCATCGGCTTTTGATATAAACATTCTGGAATCTTTGTTTGAATCCGGACAACTTAAACCTGACACATTTGTGATATGTAATGGATTTAAACGTCCTCATTATGTTGAGAACATCCAGAATCTGATAAATCTTGGTTTTGAAAATGTAGTTCCGGTACTTGATAACAAGTTCGAACTGGACTTGTTACTCAATGAGTTTGAACCTCAATTCAAAGTAGGTATCCGAATTGCTTCGGAAGAAGAACCCAAGTTTGATTTCTATACATCACGATTGGGTATCCGCTATAATGACATCATTCCTTATTATTGTGAAAAGATTCAGAACAATCCTCAGGTGGAGCTCAAAATGCTTCATTTCTTTATCAATACGGGAATAAAAGATACGGCTTACTACTGGAATGAACTGAACAAGGCGGTCAATCTTTATTGCGAAATGAAGAAGATATGTCCGTCGCTCGACAGTCTGAATATCGGTGGTGGCTTCCCCATTCAGGCACACCTCGACTTCGTTTACGATTATGATTACATGGCCGAAGAAATCGTCGCTCAGATCAAAGCAATCTGTACACAAAACGAGGTGCCAGAGCCACATATCTTTACCGAATTCGGTTCGTATACTGTCGGCGAAAGCGGCGCAATGCTCTATTCTATCGTCAACCAGAAGCAGCAGAACGACCGTGAGTTGTGGAACATGATCGACAGTTCGTTTATGACAACGTTGCCCGATACCTGGGCCATCAACCAGCGTTACGTTTTCCTTGCCATCAATAACTGGGATTCTGAATATCAGCGCGTTCACCTGGGTGGATTAACCTGCGACAGCGAAGATTTCTATAATGCGGAGGCTCATTCGAATGCGGTGTTCCTTCCGACAATGAAAGAAGATACCGAACAATACATCGGGTTCTTCCATATGGGAGCATATCAGGAATCACTCAGCGGGTTCGGAGGCATACAGCACTGTTTGATCCCGGCTCCGAAAGTGGTGGTGATTGATCTGGATGAAAACGGAGAATATGTTACTAAACTGTTTGCTAAAGAGCAAAGCTACAAATCGATGCTTAAAATTCTGGGCTATTAA